Proteins encoded by one window of Rhodamnia argentea isolate NSW1041297 chromosome 6, ASM2092103v1, whole genome shotgun sequence:
- the LOC115741537 gene encoding transcription factor bHLH168-like, with protein MKKKSSSSSESVKLDRKTVERNRRIHMKGLCFKLASLVPPHHHHRSASKDMPSQQDQIEQAAEYIAQLKERIEKLQMKKELVAGRGGLSLDGGAAWPTSTLPVVNIRDWDSGLEVTLISRCGTSRSFMLYEVISILEEEGAEVVSASISHIGDKVFHTLHAQVRLSRVGVETSRVSQRLHELVYSF; from the exons atgaagaagaagagcagcagcagcagcgagtCGGTCAAGCTCGACCGGAAGACGGTGGAGCGGAACCGGAGGATCCACATGAAGGGCCTCTGCTTCAAGCTCGCCTCCCTCGTCCCTCCCCACCACCATCACAGATCCGCCTCAAAG GACATGCCGTCGCAGCAGGACCAAATCGAACAGGCCGCGGAGTACATAGCGCAGCTGAAAGAGAGGATCGAGAAGCTGCAGATGAAGAAGGAGCTCGTGGCGGGGCGGGGCGGGCTGTCATTGGATGGAGGCGCGGCCTGGCCGACCTCGACCTTGCCGGTCGTCAACATCAGAGACTGGGACTCCGGCCTCGAGGTGACCCTGATCAGCAGGTGCGGAACGAGCAGGAGCTTCATGCTGTACGAGGTCATCAGCATTCTCGAGGAAGAAGGGGCCGAAGTCGTGAGCGCCAGCATTTCCCACATCGGCGACAAGGTCTTCCACACCCTCCATGCTCAG GTGAGACTGTCTCGAGTAGGTGTGGAGACTTCAAGAGTTAGCCAGAGACTACACGAGCTGGTGTACTCGTTTTAG
- the LOC115741401 gene encoding serine/threonine-protein kinase STY13-like: MKDSGEGYVRADQIDLKSIDEQLERFTRAATMEKGRRAEGKEAEEAASGNGASLVASLSLPKQTRKKERQEWEIDPAKLLIKSVIARGTFGTVHRGVYDGQDVAVKLLDWGEEGQRTEAEIASLRAAFTQEVAVWHKLNHPNVTKFIGATMGSSDLQIQTDNGPISMPRNICCVVVEYLPGGALKSYLIKNRRRKLVFKVVVQLALDLARGLSYLHSQKIVHRDVKTENMLLDKSRILKIADFGVARVEASNPNDMTGETGTLGYMAPEVLNGNPYNRKCDVYSFGICLWEIYCCDMPYPDLSFSEMTSAVVRQNLRPDIPRCCPSSLANVMKRCWDANLDKRPEMDEVVSLLEAIDTSKGGGMIPGDQSQGCLCFRRYRGP, encoded by the exons ATGAAGGACAGCGGCGAAGGGTATGTGAGGGCGGATCAGATTGATCTGAAGAGCATCGACGAGCAGCTCGAGAGGTTCACCAGGGCCGCGACCATGGAGAAGGGCAGGAGGGCTGAAGGGAAGGAAGCCGAGGAGGCGGCGAGCGGCAATGGCGCGTCCTTGGTCGCCAGCTTGTCTTTGCCGAAGCAgacgaggaagaaggagaggcAGGAGTGGGAGATTGACCCGGCCAAGCTGCTCATCAAGTCCGTCATTGCGCGCGGCACCTTCGGCACCGTCCACCGCGGCGTCTACGACGGCCAGGATGTCGCCG TTAAACTTCTTGACTGGGGTGAAGAGGGACAGAGGACCGAAGCTGAAATCGCTTCACTGAGGGCTGCTTTTACCCAAGAAGTTGCGGTGTGGCACAAGCTCAACCATCCTAATGTTACCAAG TTCATTGGGGCAACAATGGGCTCTTCAGATCTACAAATACAAACCGACAATGGTCCAATCAGTATGCCCAGGAACATATGCTGTGTTGTTGTAGAGTATCTTCCTGGGGGAGCTCTCAAGTCCTACCTCATCAAGAACAGGAGAAGGAAACTAGTATTCAAGGTGGTTGTCCAGCTTGCACTTGATCTTGCCAGAGG CTTGAGTTACCTCCACTCGCAGAAGATTGTCCATAGAGATGTGAAGACAGAGAACATGCTATTGGACAAATCCCGTATTTTAAAGATTGCAGACTTTGGGGTGGCTCGTGTTGAAGCTTCAAATCCCAATGACATGACTGGAGAGACTGGGACATTGGGTTATATGGCTCCTGAG GTACTAAATGGAAACCCATATAATAGAAAATGCGATGTCTACAGTTTCGGCATCTGCCTATGGGAAATATATTGCTGTGACATGCCGTACCCTGACCTTAGTTTCTCAGAAATGACTTCGGCCGTGGTGCGCCAG AACCTGAGACCTGATATTCCAAGATGCTGCCCGAGTTCTCTCGCAAATGTGATGAAACGATGCTGGGATGCTAATCTAGACAAACGCCCAGAGATGGACGAGGTCGTCTCTTTGCTTGAGGCTATCGACACGTCGAAAGGGGGTGGTATGATCCCTGGCGATCAGTCACAGGGTTGTCTTTGCTTCCGTAGGTATCGTGGACCTTGA
- the LOC115741402 gene encoding bidirectional sugar transporter SWEET5 yields the protein MVDSETARTIVGIIGNVISFGLFLSPIPTFITIFKKKSAAGFKPDPYVATVLNCAMWVFYGMPFVHPDSLLVITINGFGLGLELFYVGIFFIYSPWNKRRNILLALLVELIFMVVVIVITLLTLHTTGKRSALVGILCIVFNIAMYTSPLTIMKKVIQTKSVKYMPFYLSLANFLNGIVWAIYALLKFDPYILIPNGLGSLSGLVQLILYATYYKTTKWDEEDDKPAEVELSDTRA from the exons ATGGTGGACAGCGAGACGGCCAGGACGATCGTCGGCATTATCG GAAATGTCATCTCCTTCGGTTTGTTCCTGTCTCCCAT CCCGACATTCATCACCATATTCAAGAAAAAATCGGCGGCGGGATTCAAGCCGGATCCGTACGTAGCGACAGTACTCAACTGCGCGATGTGGGTGTTCTATGGCATGCCCTTTGTCCATCCGGACAGCCTTCTTGTCATCACGATCAACGGCTTCGGTCTTGGTCTCGAGCTCTTCTACGTTGGGATCTTTTTCATTTACTCTCCGTGGAACAAACGT CGGAACATCTTACTTGCGCTACTTGTGGAACTGATCTTCATGGTTGTAGTAATTGTGATCACCCTGTTGACTCTCCATACAACAGGCAAGAGGTCTGCACTTGTGGGAATACTGTGTATCGTCTTCAACATAGCGATGTACACTTCGCCATTGACAATCATG AAAAAAGTCATCCAGACGAAGAGCGTCAAGTACATGCCCTTCTATCTGTCACTTGCCAACTTCTTGAACGGCATCGTCTGGGCCATCTATGCACTCCTCAAGTTCGATCCCTACATCCTG ATACCGAATGGTTTGGGATCCTTGTCTGGTCTGGTGCAGCTGATTCTCTATGCCACATACTACAAAACCACCAAGTGGGACGAGGAGGATGACAAACCGGCTGAAGTCGAACTATCCGATACACGTGCCTAA